A genomic window from Dechloromonas sp. A34 includes:
- a CDS encoding hybrid sensor histidine kinase/response regulator produces MRRYLFVLVGVVALALTGMLGITLYSDYQSVLAQEQGRLATLTKLIADNAAGVLERNRGRLTRLGKRPAIRAMDMGSCDPILVDFVELFPEFANLTTIDLNGLAPCSGVPQPGGKPVSVAKTEWFKRALVEKRFLVGNPFIGPITGRLVSVLIEPVWDDRHELLGFLGLPLDLERFSLNIPSESLPEGTRFGLLSADGTLIWRNTDPEKLIGKRIADLPGPQRALQVRDGQYESLGTDGVKRYTAVASVSPANWVAFMSVPTATITGKVMQSALRNGLLGAVAMVALGFLLAYLFRRINQVEEDLLQARDAAEAASRAKSIFLSNMSHELRTPMNGIIGMTELALRHASDPKLIDQLGKVSKASHHLLHLINDILDISKIEAGRLTLERVSFRLGEVLENLVSLIEHRVREKGLTLHVNPAPALAQLSLLGDSFRLGQVLLNLTGNAVKFTENGSVRVRVFLAEDGPVDVLLRFEVQDTGIGISEENQQRLFSAFEQADGSMTRQYGGTGLGLAISKSLTQMMGGEIGIDSVLGEGSTFWFTARLSKVNEAATAPPTFDNDTAEMRIRARYAGSRILLAEDEPINQEVSRGLLEDVGLRVDLAEDGQQAVALARHNPYALILMDMQMPVMNGIEATRLIRLLPTHSHTPILALTANAFGEDRQVCFDAGMSDHIAKPVDPEKLFKTLLTWLEKPGF; encoded by the coding sequence ATGAGACGTTACCTCTTCGTCCTCGTCGGGGTAGTGGCTTTGGCGCTGACCGGTATGCTTGGCATCACGCTCTATTCCGATTATCAGAGTGTACTAGCCCAGGAGCAGGGGCGGCTTGCAACACTCACCAAATTGATTGCCGACAATGCGGCCGGTGTTCTGGAACGCAATCGTGGTCGCTTGACTCGACTGGGAAAGCGACCGGCCATTCGGGCCATGGATATGGGCAGTTGTGACCCGATATTGGTCGATTTTGTTGAATTGTTCCCGGAGTTCGCCAATCTGACGACGATTGATCTCAACGGTCTCGCACCCTGTTCCGGGGTGCCTCAACCCGGGGGGAAGCCGGTCTCCGTGGCGAAAACAGAGTGGTTCAAGCGGGCATTGGTCGAGAAGAGATTCCTCGTCGGCAACCCGTTTATCGGCCCCATTACCGGTCGGCTAGTGTCGGTACTTATCGAGCCGGTATGGGATGATCGACACGAGTTGCTTGGTTTTCTCGGCCTGCCCCTTGATCTCGAGCGCTTTAGTCTGAACATTCCGAGTGAGTCGCTGCCGGAGGGAACGCGCTTTGGCCTTCTGTCTGCCGACGGAACATTGATCTGGCGCAATACCGACCCGGAGAAACTGATCGGCAAACGAATTGCCGATTTGCCGGGGCCGCAGCGGGCGCTACAGGTCAGGGATGGTCAATACGAGTCGCTTGGGACGGATGGGGTAAAGCGCTATACGGCCGTTGCTTCAGTTTCCCCCGCTAACTGGGTGGCGTTCATGAGTGTGCCGACAGCGACGATCACCGGCAAGGTCATGCAATCGGCGCTACGGAACGGGCTGCTTGGCGCGGTTGCCATGGTTGCCTTGGGTTTTCTTCTGGCCTACCTGTTCCGGCGGATCAATCAGGTCGAAGAGGATTTGCTGCAGGCCCGGGATGCGGCCGAGGCGGCATCCCGGGCCAAGAGCATTTTCCTGTCCAATATGAGCCACGAGTTGCGCACGCCGATGAACGGCATCATTGGCATGACTGAACTCGCGTTGAGGCATGCGAGCGATCCGAAACTCATTGATCAGCTAGGCAAGGTAAGCAAGGCCTCGCATCACCTGCTGCATCTGATCAACGACATTCTCGATATTTCGAAAATCGAGGCCGGGCGCCTGACGCTGGAGCGGGTTAGTTTCAGGCTGGGCGAAGTACTGGAAAATCTGGTTAGTCTGATCGAACATCGGGTTCGGGAAAAAGGGTTGACCCTGCATGTCAATCCGGCACCAGCGCTTGCGCAGCTATCGCTTCTTGGCGATTCGTTTCGGCTGGGGCAGGTATTGCTGAATTTGACCGGCAACGCGGTCAAATTTACGGAAAACGGATCGGTTAGGGTGCGAGTTTTTCTGGCAGAAGATGGTCCGGTGGATGTGCTGCTTCGGTTCGAGGTCCAGGATACCGGTATCGGGATTAGTGAGGAAAACCAGCAGCGCCTGTTTAGTGCCTTCGAGCAGGCTGACGGCTCGATGACCCGCCAGTATGGCGGTACTGGCCTGGGTCTGGCCATCAGCAAAAGCTTGACGCAAATGATGGGGGGAGAAATCGGTATCGACAGTGTCCTGGGCGAAGGAAGTACCTTTTGGTTTACCGCCCGTCTGAGCAAAGTCAATGAGGCTGCTACCGCACCCCCGACTTTCGACAACGATACTGCCGAAATGCGGATCAGGGCGCGTTATGCCGGTTCTCGTATCCTTCTTGCCGAAGACGAGCCGATCAATCAGGAGGTGTCGCGGGGGCTGCTGGAGGATGTTGGTCTTCGGGTCGATCTGGCCGAGGATGGTCAGCAGGCTGTTGCGCTGGCTCGACACAATCCCTATGCCCTGATCCTGATGGATATGCAGATGCCGGTCATGAATGGGATTGAGGCAACACGGCTGATTCGTCTGTTGCCAACTCATTCCCATACCCCCATCCTTGCGCTGACTGCTAACGCATTTGGCGAGGACAGGCAGGTTTGCTTCGATGCCGGCATGAGTGACCACATCGCCAAGCCGGTCGATCCGGAAAAGTTGTTCAAGACCTTGCTGACTTGGCTGGAAAAGCCGGGGTTCTGA
- a CDS encoding class I SAM-dependent methyltransferase gives MNSTTYPTIHWSENGAPHAARWRSEAAVPPHRSVVVADDRLGADAAYRHAKEGIAMLWRGDWQNARNLLQALSRRADRQPRAGSEVKPATPALAFEQHRRNQGRRAALLGLLLVPLKADYSVPLRRAQDVRQACLEAYGQAEEDSVVSLRELLAVVSAYEWRKKGIPVPAVEGRIYPHYGVFSPVRGEYVDLVAKAPLPAACDLAFDIGTGSGILAAVLARRGIKRVVATDQDSRALACAGENIQRLGLASTVDIVKTDLFPDGRAPLVVCNPPWVPAQPSSPIEYAIYDPDSRMLRGFLAGLAAHLAPGGEGWLIISDLAEHLGLRSRDELLGWIAVAGLTVLGRIDTRPQHPKASDRSDPLHAARAAEVTSLWRLGAVGE, from the coding sequence ATGAACTCGACTACCTACCCAACAATTCATTGGTCTGAGAATGGCGCGCCGCACGCCGCACGCTGGCGTTCCGAGGCGGCCGTCCCGCCACATCGCAGCGTCGTCGTTGCCGATGATCGGCTGGGAGCCGACGCCGCCTACCGCCATGCCAAGGAAGGTATCGCCATGCTCTGGCGTGGTGACTGGCAGAATGCGCGCAATCTGCTGCAAGCGCTGAGCCGGCGGGCCGATCGCCAGCCGCGGGCGGGCAGCGAGGTGAAGCCGGCGACACCGGCCTTGGCTTTCGAGCAGCATCGCCGCAATCAGGGGCGGCGTGCCGCCCTGCTCGGCCTGCTGCTGGTGCCGTTGAAGGCCGACTACAGCGTGCCGCTACGGCGCGCCCAAGATGTCCGACAGGCCTGTCTGGAAGCCTATGGTCAGGCGGAAGAGGATTCGGTGGTCTCGCTGCGCGAATTGCTGGCCGTGGTCAGCGCCTATGAGTGGCGCAAGAAGGGCATTCCGGTGCCGGCCGTCGAGGGCCGCATCTATCCGCATTACGGGGTGTTCTCGCCGGTGCGCGGCGAATATGTCGATCTGGTGGCCAAGGCGCCGTTGCCAGCGGCTTGCGATCTTGCTTTCGACATCGGTACCGGGTCCGGCATCCTGGCCGCGGTGCTTGCCCGCCGCGGCATCAAGCGGGTGGTGGCGACCGACCAGGACAGCCGGGCCCTGGCCTGCGCTGGCGAAAACATCCAGCGGCTCGGTCTGGCGAGCACAGTCGACATCGTCAAGACTGATCTATTTCCCGATGGCCGGGCGCCCCTGGTCGTCTGCAATCCGCCCTGGGTGCCGGCACAGCCCAGTTCTCCGATTGAATACGCCATCTACGACCCGGATTCGCGCATGCTGCGTGGCTTCCTGGCTGGGCTGGCGGCGCATCTGGCTCCGGGTGGCGAGGGCTGGCTGATCATCTCCGACCTCGCCGAACATCTCGGCCTGCGCTCGCGTGACGAACTGCTGGGCTGGATCGCAGTGGCGGGGCTGACCGTGCTCGGCCGCATCGATACCCGGCCGCAACACCCCAAGGCCAGCGACCGCAGCGATCCGCTGCACGCGGCGCGGGCGGCCGAGGTGACCTCGCTGTGGCGACTGGGGGCGGTCGGCGAATAA
- a CDS encoding RNA polymerase sigma factor, which translates to MDSAAILTELPRLRRYARAMVGDRAAADDLVQDTLERAWSRFAQWRPGSDLRAWLFGIMHNLRVDQLRRPGLKTLPMDDEEFEVPTRATQTDRLEVSDLESALARLPEEQRAVLLLVALEEMSYDEVASTLGIPVGTVMSRLSRGRERLRLILEARQPPSNLRVVR; encoded by the coding sequence GTGGACAGCGCCGCGATCCTGACCGAGTTGCCCCGCTTGCGCCGTTATGCGCGGGCGATGGTCGGCGATCGCGCGGCGGCCGACGACCTGGTGCAGGACACGCTCGAACGCGCCTGGTCGCGCTTCGCCCAGTGGCGGCCGGGCAGCGATCTGCGCGCCTGGCTGTTCGGCATCATGCATAACCTGCGCGTCGATCAATTGCGCCGTCCCGGCCTGAAGACACTGCCCATGGATGATGAAGAATTCGAGGTGCCGACCCGCGCCACGCAAACCGACCGACTGGAAGTCAGCGATCTGGAGTCGGCCCTGGCCCGCTTGCCGGAAGAGCAGCGTGCCGTGCTGCTGCTCGTTGCGCTCGAGGAAATGAGCTATGACGAAGTCGCTTCCACGCTGGGCATTCCGGTCGGAACCGTGATGTCCCGTCTGTCGCGCGGCCGGGAGCGCTTGCGGCTGATCCTCGAAGCCCGCCAGCCACCGAGCAACCTGCGAGTCGTGCGATGA
- a CDS encoding anti-sigma factor family protein, protein MNTHSITEADLHAYVDGRLPESRWGEIEAYLAVHPDEAERLQAYREQKAALRTLFDPVLDEPLPAAMRELAELPPAGAGAPHRPLLTRWSLQRIAASLVIAMLGGAAGWLGHGQYQASERLAQVVPLSRQAAVAHVVYSPDLRRPVEVTAEQEDQLVKWLSKRLGTPVSPPKLGAIGYELVGGRLLPGNSGPVAQFMYQEGSGQRLTLYVSTENTVRRDTGFRFAREGEINVFYWVDGKFGYALSGSIAKGELAKVATAAYDQLERK, encoded by the coding sequence ATGAACACCCATTCCATCACCGAAGCAGACCTCCACGCCTACGTCGACGGCCGCCTGCCGGAAAGCCGGTGGGGCGAAATCGAAGCCTATCTGGCGGTGCATCCCGATGAAGCCGAGCGCCTGCAGGCTTATCGCGAACAGAAAGCTGCCTTGCGCACCCTGTTCGATCCGGTGCTCGACGAGCCCTTGCCGGCCGCCATGCGCGAACTGGCCGAGCTGCCGCCGGCCGGCGCCGGTGCGCCGCATCGCCCCTTACTTACGCGCTGGTCGCTGCAGCGCATCGCCGCCAGCTTGGTCATCGCCATGCTCGGCGGCGCCGCCGGCTGGCTCGGCCACGGCCAATATCAGGCCAGCGAGCGGCTGGCCCAGGTCGTCCCCTTGTCACGCCAGGCGGCGGTGGCCCATGTCGTCTATAGCCCCGATCTGCGTCGCCCGGTCGAGGTCACGGCCGAACAGGAGGATCAGCTGGTCAAGTGGCTGAGCAAGCGGCTCGGTACGCCGGTCAGCCCGCCGAAGCTGGGGGCGATCGGCTACGAACTGGTCGGTGGCCGTCTATTGCCTGGTAACAGCGGCCCGGTCGCCCAGTTCATGTACCAGGAAGGCAGCGGCCAGCGCCTGACCCTCTACGTGAGCACCGAAAATACGGTTCGCCGCGATACTGGGTTCCGCTTTGCCCGCGAAGGCGAGATCAATGTCTTCTACTGGGTGGACGGCAAGTTCGGCTATGCCCTGTCCGGAAGCATCGCCAAGGGCGAACTGGCCAAGGTGGCGACGGCGGCCTACGACCAGCTCGAACGCAAGTAA
- a CDS encoding catalase family peroxidase yields MQKKNLPHYAFASLVLIALPLPPALAAEVDAVQVVGAIEGVFGVNPGERRNHTKGTCAVGEFVGTKEAAVYSRSKLFAGKPVPVVARFSLAGGNPKAPDTAKSVRGMALQFKLPGGQLHQMAMLNTPMFGAARPKTFLDLMLALKPDPATGKPDPEKMKAFKESHPDSLAQSQHLASNNPPASYANSAYWGIHTFKFIDRKGKVTPVRWQFVPQDGEKRLSDEELKSAGANFLEAALIERTTQGAVRWDMMVSIGQLGDPEDDPTLPWPAERKQFKAGTLSISRALAQKGAACEAINYDPLVMADGIAPSNDPVLKFRSSAYAVSFGKRAAGQ; encoded by the coding sequence ATGCAAAAGAAAAATTTGCCGCACTATGCGTTTGCCAGCCTTGTCCTCATTGCCCTTCCTTTGCCCCCGGCGCTGGCTGCGGAAGTCGACGCCGTCCAGGTCGTCGGCGCCATCGAAGGGGTCTTCGGCGTCAATCCCGGCGAGCGGCGCAATCACACCAAGGGCACCTGCGCCGTCGGCGAGTTCGTCGGAACCAAGGAGGCGGCGGTCTACTCGCGTTCCAAACTGTTCGCCGGCAAACCGGTGCCGGTCGTCGCCCGCTTCTCGCTGGCCGGCGGCAACCCCAAGGCGCCGGATACCGCCAAAAGCGTGCGCGGCATGGCATTGCAGTTCAAATTGCCCGGTGGCCAGCTGCACCAGATGGCGATGCTCAATACCCCGATGTTCGGCGCCGCTCGCCCGAAAACCTTTCTCGACCTGATGCTGGCCTTGAAGCCCGACCCGGCAACCGGCAAGCCCGACCCGGAGAAGATGAAGGCCTTCAAGGAAAGCCATCCGGATAGCCTGGCGCAGAGCCAGCACCTAGCCAGCAACAATCCGCCGGCGAGCTATGCCAACAGTGCTTATTGGGGCATCCATACCTTCAAGTTCATCGACCGCAAGGGCAAGGTGACCCCGGTCCGCTGGCAGTTCGTGCCGCAGGATGGTGAGAAGCGGTTGAGCGACGAGGAGTTGAAGAGCGCCGGCGCCAATTTCCTGGAGGCGGCGCTGATCGAGCGTACGACGCAGGGGGCGGTGCGCTGGGACATGATGGTTAGCATCGGGCAGCTGGGTGATCCAGAAGACGATCCGACCCTGCCGTGGCCGGCCGAACGTAAGCAGTTCAAGGCCGGCACGCTATCAATCAGCCGTGCGTTGGCGCAGAAAGGTGCGGCTTGCGAAGCGATCAACTATGACCCCCTGGTGATGGCTGACGGCATTGCGCCAAGCAACGATCCGGTACTGAAATTCCGTTCGTCGGCCTATGCCGTGTCATTCGGCAAGCGGGCCGCGGGGCAATAG
- a CDS encoding type II toxin-antitoxin system HicB family antitoxin, with translation MATTLNYTVEEEGDVFIARCIELDISSDGLTRDEAVANLQEALDCYFANPEARLDWAERDAE, from the coding sequence ATGGCAACCACACTCAACTACACGGTCGAGGAAGAGGGCGACGTTTTCATCGCGCGCTGTATCGAGCTGGACATTTCATCTGACGGGCTGACCAGGGACGAAGCCGTCGCCAACCTGCAGGAAGCGCTCGATTGCTACTTCGCCAATCCGGAGGCCCGATTGGACTGGGCAGAGCGCGACGCCGAATAG
- a CDS encoding transcriptional regulator, protein MHTDSILLHLKKHGQLMDSEIAAKTGIALPDVRVTLSDLASQKQISMCSMTTFKNGQPIEGFFCRAAGYMPSAAPGRKPGVKTKQ, encoded by the coding sequence ATGCACACCGACTCCATCCTCTTGCATCTGAAAAAACACGGGCAGCTAATGGATTCGGAGATCGCGGCCAAGACCGGCATCGCCCTGCCGGATGTTCGCGTCACGCTATCCGACCTGGCATCGCAGAAACAAATCTCGATGTGCAGCATGACCACGTTCAAGAATGGTCAGCCTATCGAAGGCTTCTTCTGCCGCGCCGCCGGCTACATGCCATCGGCAGCCCCGGGTCGCAAACCCGGCGTAAAAACCAAGCAATAG
- the rpoD gene encoding RNA polymerase sigma factor RpoD — protein MAKAKDTAKEAPKARISKAKEKAAEKALLEGAMAETPEPLDAEARKTRLKSLIKLGKERGYLTYAEINDHLPDDVVDAESIEAIISTFSEMSIQVFDEAPAAEDLLMSDTAATPADDEEVEAQAEQALSSVDSEFGRTTDPVRMYMREMGSVELLTREGEIEIAKRIEEGLKHMVQAISACPTTIADILESAAKVEADEMRIDELVDGLIDPNAVVAEPAPEVPEEEEEEEDDEAEEEDGGAGAVSASLLQLKVDALERFKIIRALHAKMQKALSSKGSQDKTYLKLQQEISEELMNIRFTSRSIERLCDSVRGMVEQVRGSERKIQQLCVDRVKMPRPHFIQSFPGNEVNIDWVDGEIASAPKTYVAILTRTAPDIKEQQKKLLALQDRIGISLKELKDINKQMSTGEAKARRAKREMTEANLRLVISIAKKYTNRGLQFLDLIQEGNIGLMKAVDKFEYRRGYKFSTYATWWIRQAITRSIADQARTIRIPVHMIETINKMNRISRQILQETGAEPDPATLAKKMDMPEDKIRKIMKISKEPISMETPIGDDDDSHLGDFIEDQGTLAPADAAMYSSLRGVTKEILDTLTTREAKVLRMRFGIEMNTDHTLEEVGKQFDVTRERIRQIEAKALRKLRHPSRSDKLRSFIDTSGS, from the coding sequence ATGGCTAAGGCAAAAGACACCGCTAAGGAAGCCCCGAAGGCTCGCATCAGCAAAGCCAAGGAGAAGGCTGCCGAAAAGGCGCTGCTCGAGGGGGCAATGGCAGAAACCCCGGAACCGCTCGACGCCGAGGCGCGCAAGACGCGCCTCAAGAGCCTGATCAAGCTCGGCAAGGAACGCGGTTACCTGACCTACGCCGAAATCAACGACCACCTGCCGGATGACGTGGTCGACGCGGAAAGTATCGAAGCCATCATTTCGACGTTCAGCGAAATGAGCATCCAGGTTTTCGACGAAGCCCCGGCTGCCGAAGACCTGTTGATGTCGGACACGGCCGCCACCCCGGCGGATGACGAAGAAGTCGAAGCCCAAGCCGAACAAGCACTTTCCTCGGTCGATTCGGAATTCGGCCGCACCACCGACCCGGTCCGCATGTACATGCGCGAAATGGGTTCGGTCGAACTGCTCACCCGCGAAGGCGAAATCGAAATCGCCAAGCGCATCGAAGAAGGCCTCAAGCACATGGTGCAGGCCATCTCCGCCTGCCCGACGACGATTGCCGACATTCTCGAATCTGCCGCCAAGGTCGAAGCCGACGAAATGCGCATCGACGAACTGGTCGATGGTCTGATCGACCCCAATGCCGTCGTTGCCGAACCGGCTCCCGAAGTACCGGAAGAGGAAGAAGAAGAGGAAGACGACGAGGCCGAGGAAGAGGATGGCGGCGCTGGCGCCGTTTCCGCCTCCCTGCTGCAACTCAAGGTCGACGCCCTGGAGCGCTTCAAGATCATCCGCGCCCTCCATGCCAAGATGCAGAAGGCGTTGTCGAGCAAGGGCTCGCAGGACAAGACCTACCTCAAGCTGCAACAGGAGATCTCCGAGGAGCTGATGAACATCCGCTTCACCTCGCGCTCGATCGAACGCCTGTGCGACAGCGTGCGCGGCATGGTCGAGCAGGTCCGTGGCTCGGAACGCAAGATTCAGCAACTCTGTGTCGATCGCGTCAAGATGCCGCGCCCGCACTTCATCCAGTCCTTCCCGGGCAATGAAGTCAATATCGACTGGGTCGACGGCGAAATCGCTTCTGCCCCCAAGACCTACGTCGCCATCCTGACCCGCACCGCGCCGGACATCAAGGAACAGCAGAAGAAGCTGCTCGCCCTCCAGGACCGCATCGGCATTTCGCTGAAGGAACTCAAGGACATCAACAAGCAGATGTCCACCGGCGAAGCCAAGGCCCGTCGCGCCAAGCGCGAAATGACCGAAGCCAACCTGCGCCTGGTCATCTCGATCGCCAAGAAATACACCAACCGCGGCCTGCAGTTCCTCGACCTGATCCAGGAAGGCAACATCGGCCTGATGAAGGCCGTGGACAAATTCGAATACCGCCGCGGCTACAAGTTCTCGACCTACGCCACGTGGTGGATCCGCCAGGCCATCACCCGCTCCATCGCCGACCAGGCGCGGACCATCCGCATCCCGGTGCACATGATCGAGACGATCAACAAGATGAACCGGATCAGCCGCCAGATCCTGCAGGAAACCGGCGCCGAACCGGATCCCGCGACGCTGGCCAAGAAGATGGACATGCCCGAGGATAAGATCCGCAAGATCATGAAGATTTCCAAGGAGCCGATCTCCATGGAAACTCCGATCGGCGACGACGACGACTCCCACCTCGGCGACTTCATCGAAGATCAAGGCACCCTGGCCCCGGCCGATGCGGCGATGTATTCAAGCCTGCGCGGCGTCACCAAGGAAATCCTTGACACCCTGACGACCCGGGAAGCCAAGGTCCTGCGCATGCGTTTCGGCATCGAAATGAACACCGACCACACCCTGGAAGAAGTCGGCAAGCAATTCGACGTCACCCGCGAACGCATCCGCCAGATCGAAGCCAAAGCCCTGCGCAAGCTGCGTCACCCGAGCCGTTCCGACAAGTTGCGCAGTTTCATCGACACCAGCGGCAGCTAA